The Paenarthrobacter aurescens region CAGGCAGGGGCAATGATGTACGACGGCGAACACTTCCTCACGCAGTCGGCCGCCCCTACCGATCCGCTCCGGTTTGCCGACACGATGGGTTGCGGCGATGCCTTCCTGTCCGGCCTCGTGGTCAGTTTGCTTGGCTCCGGTTGGAGCCGAACGTACCGGCCGCCGGCTGACGCTTTGCAGAGGGCGCTGGCCCAAGGGTCCGAATATGCAGCGGAGCAATGTTATGTGGAGGGCGCTTTCGGTTACGGCCGGGCGGTCGAAGTAGCGGCCGGGCCCTCGCGGTAGCAGCCCTGCCCTCGCGCCAGCAGCCCTGCCCTCGCGCCAGCAACTAGGATCTGATGCAGAGATAAATCAACGGACGGAACCGCGGAAGCGAATTCCACAACTGAAGGGGGCCGGATGGCGGCGGATCATCAGAACCACCCGGCTGCCCCCACCATTACCGAGGTGGCAGCAGCTGCCGGAGTAGGGAGGGCCACGGTTGCCAGAACGCTCGGCAACTATGGATCGGTGAGTGAAGCCACCCGTGCCAAGGTGATGCGGGCGGCCGAGAAACTTGGTTACCAGCCCAACACTTTGGCCCGAAGCATGACCACCGGGGTTACCAAAACCCTGGGGATTGTGCTGGCGGACGTAGCTAACCCCTTCTTCTCAGGGGTGCTCAAGGGCATCTCGGAAACCGCCAAATCTGCTGGATATGACGCCATCATCCTGAGCACTGACGAGAAGCTTGAGCTGGAGCGGGATGCAATCGCCGTGCTTCTGGCCAAGCAAGTAGATGGCCTGGTGGTCGCGTCCGCTGCGGGTCGAAGCGATGATGTTTCGCATCTTTCCAATGCCATGGACCGGGGGACTCCTGTAGTTCTCATAGACCGTTTGGTGGACAAGCTGGAAACCGATTCGGTGGTGATCGATAACCGGGAGGCTGCGAGGTCTGCCGTGGCCTCGCTCATTCAGCATGGTCACCGGCGGATCGCGTTTGCCTGGGGTCCTGTCACTTTGAGTCCGGCCACGGATTTGAAACAAATGCACAGCATCCTTGATGAAGCGCTGTGGAGTGATGGTGAGCGGTTGAGGGGGTACCTTGACGCGTTGGAGGAAGCCGGGATTCCTTTCGACACCGCTCTCATCACCCACGTTTTGAAGAATGAGGGCCAGGCAACGCGGGCTGTCAGCGGAATGCTGGCTCTTGCGGACCCACCCACCGCCATTTTCACCACTGAAACCGAGGCGACGGTGGGGGCTCTGCATTCCTTGCGCGCCAAAAACCTTCGCGTTTTGAAGGACGTTTCCCTCATCGGTTTTGACGACAGCCCCTGGGCCGCGGTCATGGAACCCCCGCTGACCATGATCCAGCAACCCATGCGACAAATGGGCGTGGTTGCCTCCCAGCAGCTCATCGCAAGGATTGACGGCGATACTTCTGCTCCGAAGAAGCACGTCCTGCCGTCACAGCTCGTGGCCCGGTCCTCGGACGGACCTGTGCGCGCTGCCCGCGGCAACTAGCAAATTCCCTTCTGTAATTTCCCTTGGATCTCTTCCGTGTTGATCTAAATCATGATTCACTGTGGTACCGGTATCACAAGTTCCAAACCCTCCCCACGTTCAATCTCAGTAGTTACCCCCTTCAGCCCGTCCGCGGTGAAGTGCACCCAACGGCGGGCCTGACTTCCCACTCCCACTGGGACTTAAGGCTGATGGGCCCTTCGACCGAAAGAAGACATGATGCGTAAAAGCACCCAATCACTGATGGCATTGCTGGCCGGCGCCGCTCTGGCGCTCACGGCATGTTCCGACGGCGGCAGCCAGCCGGCCGCAGCTCTCGACCCCAATGCGGAACCACAGTACACAGGAACCCTCAGCATCCTCACCAAGTTTGGCGGAGACCCGCTGGAACCGTATTTTGAGGACCTCGCGGCAGAGTACAAGAAGCTGCACCCGGAAGTGTCCTTCGAGCTCATTCAGGAGACGGACCAGAGCATCAAGGACAAGACCAAGACGCTCACGGCATCCCAGGCCATGCCTGACATCTATTTCACCTGGGCAGGCAGCTGGGCCAACAACTTCATTGACGGTGGGCTCGCAGCAGACCTCACACCGGTCATAGCCCCCGGTACCGAGTGGGGCAACAACTTCGGCGAATCCGCGCTCAAGGCATTCTACAAAGACGGCAAATACTTCGCAGTTCCGCTCTACAACAACGGCAAGTTCATGGGCTACAACCAGAGGGTCTTCAAGGAACTGGGCCTAACCCCGCCGTCCACTTTTGATGAACTCATTTCATCCTGCTCCGTGCTCAAGGGAGCTGGCTACGAGCCGATCTCGTTCGGAAACAAGGACGGGTGGCCCGGACTCCACTATCTACAGCAGCTCTTCGCTTACGAGGTACCGGCAGAAACACTGCAAGCCGACTTCAGTCCGGCAACGGCCAAGCTGGAGGACAAGGGTTACCTCAAGGCCATGGAGCAGTTCACCACTTTGGTCAATGAGTGCACCGGCAGCGGCAAGGACTCCAACGGTGTCCTCTACACCACCGCACAGCAGGCTTTGGCTGAGGGCAAATCGGGCATGTACTACCAGGAGATCCTTGAATTCGACTCCACTGCCTCCGCTGATTCGAAGCTGAAGGTGGACGGGCTGGGCATCTTCAAACTCCCGGCGGCTGCGGACGCCAAGGGAGACAAAAATGCGATCGAAGGGTCCCCTGAGGGCTACATCATCAACGCCCGCTCCAAGAACGCCGCGCTTGCAGCTGATTTCATGAAGTTCGCAACCAATACGCAGAACGCGGCCAAGCTCTCTGCACCGCCGTATGGCCAGCCCAGCGCGGTCAAAGGCGCAGTTTCCACCGAGAACTCTTCCGCACCTGTGATCGAAGGCATCAAGCAAGTCAACGAAGCATCTGCGGCCATCACCTGGCTGGACTCCGTTACTGTTCCTGCGGTTGCTGATGCATGGTTGGCCGGTGGCGAAGCCCTGGTGGCCGGAACTCAGACCCCGGATCAGGTTCTTGCCTCCGTCCGGGCTGCTTCCAGTGCAGCTAAGTAGCAGGGCACGCCATGACTGTTTCCGATACCGCATGGAAGCCCACGGCACCGCCTCCGGCACCTGTTTCCACCAAACCGCCTAAAAGACGATCCGCCAAGTCTGGCCGAAACCTCCGCTGGCGCAATATTGTGTGGGTGCTGCCGGCAGTCCTTCTGTTGGGAGTCTTCGCTTATCTTCCACTGGTACAGAACCTGGGGTTCAGCTTCCTCAAGTGGGACATCTACAGTGGTCGCCAAACCTTTGTAGGGGCGGACAACTACGTCCGCATGTTCAACGACCCCATTTTTTGGAAGTCACTCCTTAACAACACTCTGTACGCCATCATCTCCATTGCTTTCCAAGTGTTCGGGGCGATGATCCTGGCGGCGATGATCGAGGGCCTTCGAAGCCAGAGATGGAAGGGAATCCTTCGGGCCGTCTACTTTGTACCCTCCGCGATCTCCATCACCGTGGCCGGTCTCCTGTTCTACTTCATCTACGAGCCCGAGATGGGCATCCTGAACGCTGCGCTGGATTTCCTGGGTCTGGGGGACTTCACCCAGGCATGGTTGGGGCAGGAAAACACGGCGATTTTTGCCATCATCGCCATGAGCCAGTGGCAAGGATTCGGGTACTGCACCCTTCTCTTTTCCGTAGCACTGCAGCGCATCCCGTCTGAACTGTATGAAGCGGCGTCCATTGACGGCGTCGGGCCTTTCCAGCGCTTCTTTTCAATTTCCCTGCCACTGGTCAGAGAAATGACCGGCCTGATGATGATTGTCACCGTTTCCGGGGCCTTTCAAGTGTTCAACGAAGTGATGGTGATGACCAGCGGAGGCCCCAACAACTCAAGCCAGGTCCTTGGCACGTGGCTCTACAGAAGCGGATTTGTACGGAATGACTTTGGCTACGCGGCCGCCGTCGCCACTGCCGTCTTCATCATCACGCTGGTCCTGGCCGTCATTCAGCTTCGAATCTCCAAGAAAAGGAGGGTCCAATGGTGACGCGCTCAGCTGTGTTGCTGGTACTCGGACGTGTCCTCATCAAGGCGTTCCTGATTGCCCTGGCCGTGGTGGTCATCTATCCCTTGGTTTGGATGCTGCTCAACGGCGTAAAGTCCAACTCTGAACTCTTCTCCAACCCCTTTGCCCTGCCCGTTGCGTGGAAATGGGACAACTACGTCACGGCCTGGAACCGCGGGGTGGGCGACTATCTCACCACCAGCGTCCTGGTCACCGTTGCTTCCACCATCGCCACAGTATTCATCAGTGCGTGGGCAGCATACGGCCTGACCCGGGTGAACATCCCCTTCAACAAGGCGGTGCTGATCCTCATCCTTGGCGGACTGATGCTCGCTCCCACGGTTGCACTGATCCCGCTGGTCAAGATGTTCCAGAGTTTGGGGCTGTACAACAACCTGTGGGCACTGCTGATTCTGTACACGGCCTTCCGTGTCCCTTTCACGACGTTCCTTATCCGGGCTTACATGATGGACCTGCCCGCCGAGGTGGATGAGGCGGCATCAGTAGACGGGGCATCCAAAGCCCGGGCGTTCTGGCAGGTCATCTTGCCCATGTGCAAGCCCATCCTGGTCTCCACTGTCCTGCTGAACATTCTTTTCACCTGGAATGAATACCTGTTCGCCATGGTGTTCACCAGCGGGGGAGCCCTGCAAACCCTCCCGGTGGGGTTGACCAATCTGATGTCCAAGCACGGCACGGATTACCCCGTGGTGTTCGCCGGCATGGCCATCGCGGCAATCCCTGTGATTGTTCTGTTCTTTGCGGGGCAGCGGTACTTCATCCGTGGACTCGCAGACGGAGTTGGCAAGTAGACGTGGGGGTACTGAGCCTGGAGCAGGTGAGCGGCTCCAATTTTGCTTACCAGCACCACACCCTGGAGCGCTGCCTCGATGACATGGCACAACTGGGAAGGAGCGCAGTGGAGCTGTGGGGCATTGCCCCGCACCTCCACATACCCCAAGCCGATTCGGCGCACCTGCGAAAAGTCAGAGGACAACTTTTGGAACGGGGCCTCTCAGCCTCCTGCCTAACCCCTGAACAGGTTGCCTACCCCGTGAACATTGCCTCGGGGGAGGAGTGGCTCAGGGACCAAAGCCTGCAGTTCTTCCTGCGGGCCGCCGAGGTGTGCAGCGAGCTTGAGTCACCCCTCCTGTTCCTCACTGCAGGGCGAGGATATGAGGACCAACCAGCTGAGGTGGCCTGGGCGAGGTCCGTCGACGCCCTCCGCACCATCACGCAGCGGGCTGCCGAACTAGGCGTCGGCTGTGTCCTTGAGCCTCTTCAACGTGTGGAGTCGAATCTGGTCACTGATTCGGGCTCGCTCCGGCTCATGCTCGACGACGTCGGATCCTCAACTCTGGGGGTGGTGATTGACACGGTTGCCATGGCGGCAGCGGACGAGCAGATCAGCCACTATGCCAAGGCTTTTGGCGAGTCCATCCGGCACGTTCACCTCATTGACGGAGCACCCACCGGGCACCTGGCATGGGGAGACGGGTTTCTGGACCTTCAAGAGATTCTGTGGGAACTGGGTCAGCTCAACTACAGCGGAGCCCTGACTTTTGAACTCTTTGGGGACGGCTCCTATTCGTTAAACCCCCGCGCTGCCGTGACCCAATGCTTGAATGCCGTTCATGCCAGTCTGGCGCGCATCGCGTCCTAGCCGGTGTTGGTGCCGGGGCAGCCCCAGGAGTTGGGGTTTTCCTGGCATGTGTCGGCGACGAGTGCTTTTTCGGTTTTCCAGACGTGGATGGTTGTTGGTGGTGTGGTGATGTTGAGGTTTCCGTTGATGGGTAGTGGTGGGCCGTTGTTGACGGAGTAGGTGCCGGTGAAGCTGGTGGTGACGGTGGCCGGGTAGTTGCCGGTGTTTGTGTAGTTGTGGCTGGTGCGGGTTTGGTTGGTGAGCCATTCGGTTTGGGGGATGGAGTAGCCGGCGGCGGGTGTTGGTCCCAGGGTGGTGCCGTCTCCGAAGGCGTAGGTGTAGTTGGTGGGTGTGGCGGTGAGGTGGACTTTTTGGCCGAGGATGGTGAGGTCGAAGGTTTGTTCCCCGGTGGTGGTGTAGAAGTTGGTGGGTCCGCCTTTGAGGGTGTGGGGGAAGGGTTGGGCTTGGAGGGTTCCGGGGTTGATCGGGAGTTGTTGGAAGTCGGTGAGGATCCGGGCGGCGATGTCTTCGAGCACGTTCCCGGGCTCGGCGGCGTAGAGGCAGGTGGGGCCGCTGAGCGGGATCCAGTCGGTCCAGCCCGGGTTGGTGATCGCTTTGGGTGCTTCTTTCCAGATGACCGGTGTGCCTTCTTCACCGCCGGTTGCGGTGGCCGGGCATTCCAGTGCGTCGCAGCCGGGATCCCTCGTATCAGGTCCGTCGTCCCGGCAATGGGTATCGGCCATGTACTGGGTGGGGTCCTCGGCTGCGGGGGATGTCGACGTTCCACCGAGGTTCGGTGCCAGCTGTCCGCTGACGGGGTCGATTCTGAACTTGGCGCCGACGGTGATCGAGCGATCACTGAAGCCGGTACCGGGACTTGGCGTTGATGCCGCCCAGGAAGGCCCGGGATTGAATATCGCAGATGCGAGTAGAAAACCGACGGCCACAAAACGGACAGAACGGAACCTCATCTGATGACGCCAAGATCAGTTGTGGACCAAGCTCCGTTGGAGTACTCAGCAAAGAAGGCTGCCGCGTCATTTATTGCAGGCGCCGGTTCTCGCCCGTTCGAACCATCCGCGTTTAGGTACAGGATTTGCTGTTGCAGCACCTGAACTTTTGCTGTTTGCGCTTTGGCGGAGGGCTCCCAAAGAACTTCGATTACGGGTGTCTGATACTGCCCACCTACCAGCCACCGTCCCTCCGTGTAGTTCGTCGCAACCCCCGATACGAGGTCCATACAGAGAATGCAGCTCTCGCTGGACAGCTCTTTTGACTTGGCAGTTTCGCCGGTTTCGTATGCATAACTGAGTAACTGAAACCAATACCCAATAAACGCCTCCAGCCCGGCCTTCGAGTTCTCTTTCGCCAGCTCGGGCATCACGGGAGCGGGCACGTTCTCCGCTTTTCCCGTGGCATCAGCTGGTTTGTACACGGCAGGGGTTGTCCCCGTGGCCGGGGTGGGGATCTCTGATGGGGTACCGGGCGCCGCGACGCTTGAGGTGGGCGTGGCCGTCGTCGTGCCTGTTTGGGAAGCTGAATTGACCGGCGTGGAGCCGCTCTGGCAACCGCTCAGAAGCACCGCAAGGGCGAGAGCCGCTACCGTTGGCCGGGCGCGAACAAAAGATAAAGACACGAACGGGTGGCGTGGCATGACGAGGCTCCCCAGCAGCTGTTTCAGTGATGTGTCCGCCAGTCTAGGTTGGGCAAACAACCGCGGCACAGTCGGAAATTGGTCCTTGTGGATAACTTGCCCGTGGTCGCACGAAAGTCCCTGGCAGGAGAGGCGCGTCCCCTTCCCCCCGATGGTTCTCCCAAAGCGTCGGAGCTAGACGCTAGGGTGGTACTCAAGAGAAGGGGAGTGCTCCATGGAAGACCAGAATGTGCAGCTTGATCCCGTGCCCGGGGGCGAAATCCCTGGTACCGGACGCACCATCATCTCCGAGGCGGCCGTCGCCAAAGTCGCGGGCATCGCTGCCCGCACAGTGCCCGGCGTCTACTCCTTGGGTTCCGCTCCGTCCCGCGCGCTGGGTGCTATTCGCGACGCCGTCGGAAGCTCGGACCACGCAGCCGGCGTCCGCGCTGAGGTGGGAGAGACCCAAGTGGCAGTGGACATCACCTTGGTTGCGCTTTACGGTCATCCCCTGCACGGCGTCGCCAACCAGGTCCGCGCCGCTGTTTACCGCGCCGTGGAGGAACTCGTTGGTCTTCAAGTAATTGAGGTCAACATTGAGATCACGGATGTCTTCATTGCACCGCCGGCAAAACCCGCCGGAAGCAAGGCAGTGGTAGTGGATAGGGAGGCACTTCAATGAGCATGACAGTGGTGGGAATCGCTATTGGCGCTTTCGTGGCTTTCATGTCCTTCTCGTTCGGGCTATGGGGCTTCCTGATCTCGCTGCTCTTCATGGGCGTGGGCGCCCTGTTGGGCCGCGCGGCTGAGGGCAAGCTGGATCTTCGCAGTGTGCTGGATGCCATTACGGGCCGGCGCTCTTCGTCATGAGCGTGGCTGAGGCTGTGGAGTACACCACCAGCCTGGCCGGCCATAACCGGATCAGTACCCAGGCATTGACATCGTTGGCTCGGGCCGCCGCATCGCAGGCGCTCGGCGTTGACGCCAGCCACATCCGCGCTGATTGGGCGGACGACGACGGCCTGCTGGCTTTGTCAATCGTGGCACCCATCAGCGTCCCGGCGTTGACCGAGGTGCTGCGTGATCCGCAGCGTGTCCAAGGCTTCGGTGGTTCCATCTGGGACCGCGCGGTTGCCGCCAAGGCGTTCGTTCTTGATACCGTCACCCGTCTCAGTGGTTCCCAACTCAGCAGGGTGGACATCAGGATCAGCGGAGCACACGTCACTGAGGGAGGCCGTGTCCAATGACCCAGGATCAGGAAACACAGCAAGTGAACACAGTGGGCTCCAACACCGGTGCCAGCCCGGTGGCCGGGGAAGACCCGGCCATGAGCCGTATCCTGCGCCGTGAAACGCATTCGTCCCGCGCGGGAGCGTCCGTCATCGCGGCCGTCCTGGTAATCGTCCTCTGCGGCTACGCCTTGCTCGAAGCAGGGGTCCGCGCAATCGGGCAGCCGCCGTGGCTGATTGATCCCACAACTGCCGCCGAACGCATCATCGCCCTCCCTGATGGCATCTCACCTTTGCTGCTCGGCGCGAGCGGCGCCGTCATCGCAATGGTGGGGCTCTTTTTCCTGCTGCACTCTGTCCTTCCGGGCAGGCGCGCGCGCCACTTACTCAGGGACCCGCGCACCGCCGTCGTGGTTGATGACGAAGTCCTGGCCTCCGCGCTGGCGCGTCGTGCACGAACCGCCGCGAACGTCACCCAGGAGCAGGTCATGGTGGTTGTCTCGCGGCAATTGGTTGTTGTGAATGTGAGGCCTACGTCCGGGAGCAGGGTCAGCGAAGAAGCGGTACTCACGGCAGTGCAGGCCGAACTTGAAGAAATGTCACCGGTTCCCATGCCTGCTGTCAGAGTCAATCTGGCGTCGTCGGGGGTGATCGGAGCGTGAACGGGACACCGCGGGCCCTCAACCGCATACTCCTCTTCATCATAGGAGCGAAGCTGCTGGCGGTCGGAGTGCTTCTGGTGCTCCTGGCCACCGTTCCCGCAGTCGCCTCATGGTGGCATGGTTGGTCAGCTTCAATGTGGGCAGGGGCCGAAAATGCCTTCAGGCAGACTCACCTGCCCGGACGCGAAGAAAGCTGGCTGTGGATTGTGGCCGGTGTGATCCTGGTGGCCATCATCATTGCGATGATCGCTTGGCTGTCCCAACAAGGTAAAGGCCGGGCCAACCTTCTGGTGGCCAGCGACGACGACAGCGCCGTGGACGGCGAAGTCCGGATCGGCGGTGGCGTGGCCGAGCAAGCCCTCAGGGCAGCACTTTCTGAAAGGACCGATCTGGCCGGTGCTTCTGTTGCCACCCTGGAAGTGAAGGGCCAGCCGGGACTGCGCATTCGCATCCAGCCCCGGCATGGCGTGGCGCCGCACATCCTTGCTGCGGAAGTGTCGCAACTGGTTGAAGCATTGGATCTTGTGATCGGACAGAAGACTCCCGTTTTGGTGCACATGGTTTCCGGGGCCAGGGCAAGGTTTACCAAGGCCGAAAGGGTCCGCTGAGAGCAACCTGACTTCCTCTGCCCGCCAAAAGAAATTCCACAAATAAATACAGCGCATCCGCATCCATACCCTGCCTGACGGCGGTAGTAGGGGTATCAGCAAAATCCCCGCACGATCGGGCCGATTTGAGGAGAAGGACATGCGCAACAGAATTCTTACGGCAGGAGCAGGAGCCAGCGCCGCAGCACTGGCAGCAGCAATCGTCTTGGCTGTCCCCGCGCAGGCGGCGGAGGGCGATGCCCAGCTCTCTGTACTGCACGGTGTTCCCGGGTTGACCGTTGACGTCTGGGTCAACGGCGCACGGACCCTGGACGATTTCACTCCCGGCACTCTGGCCGGGCCGTTGGCACTTCCGCCCGGTGCTTACGATCTTGCCATTACCGCCTCCGACGCCGCCGATGCTTCCGCCCCGGTGATAGGGCCGGTGACCGTGACCTTGGCTGCGAACGGCAACTACACCGCTGTCGCCAACCTTGATGCGGCCGGCAAGCCAACAGCGAACTTCTTCACCAACGACGTCTCGCGGATCGATGCCGGCAAGGGCAAGCTGACCGTCCGCCACACAGCCGCGGCACCAGCCGTGGACGTTCTGGCCGGCGGCACAGCTGTGGTGACCAATCTGGCCAATCCCAACGAGCAAACCCTTACCCTTGACCCCGGAACGATTTCGGCCGCCGTCGCCGCAGCAGGCACCACGGCACCTGTGATTGGCCCGGCAGATGTAACGGTGGCCGAAGGCACGCACACCATCGTCTACGCCTGGGGAAGCCTCACAGACAAGAACCTTCAACTGGCGGTTCAATCCATTGAAGGACTGCACTCGGCTCCAGGGTCCGTACCCGGTGCCCTGGACGGTCAATCGGGCGGTGTCTCTACAGAACAGATGGTCCTGGGCGGTGGGCTCGCTGCGGCAGCACTGCTGCTGATCGCCTTCGGCGCCGCCAGGGCCCGCACTGTCACCTCTGCGCGAAAGTCCTGAAACCAAGCAACAGCATGAGATAAAAGCGGATCATGTCCTGGCTGTCCGATAACGACAGCCAGGACACACCCGCATCAACCACGGCAGCTGAAGCATCCTGCCGGGAACCGCCAGGAAGCGCCATGACATCAAGTGAGCCAAGAAGCCGACGGTCGTTTGTCCTTGCCGCTATGGGAGTGCTGATTCTCACGGCGTGCGGAACCGCGACGCCGACCACCGGCAGCAGTGTTTCACGTGCTGCCGGAGGGGCCAGCGGCCCGGACTCCAGCGTGCAGCAAACGCAACTGTCCCCGCCTGCAGTGCCCTCACCACCCGCACTGTCCTCCCCGCTTGGAGTGCCCTCCTCACCTGCCGCAGTCCCCTTACGTGGCACAACTCCCACACAGCCCGCAGCGGCTCCACCACCTGCCACCCTCCAAGTGGCCGGGACGTCCATTGACATGCCCGTCATCCCCGTGGGCGTGGCACCCGGCGGGGCAATGGAGATACCGGAGACCTTTTACCAGGCAGGGTGGTACAGGTTTGGACCGGCCCCCGGAGCCGCGGAAGGCACAGCTGTCCTGGCTGGTCACATTGACACCACCTCGGACCAAGCACCGTTCTCCCAGTTGAAATCGTTGCCCGCCGGAACCTTGATTACGGTAGGGCGACAGGGCGCTCCCGCACTGAACTACCGCGTTGTTTCCGTCACGCTGATGGCCAAGGACGCCTTCGACGGCGAATCGCTGTTCCGCCGGGCCGGGCCACACGAACTCAAGGTGGTTACCTGCGGAGGCAGATGGCTGGACGAACGAATGGACTACAGCGACAATGTGATTGTCACCGCGGTCCTTGAATAAGCATCCCAGCCCGGCCGTGGTCCTCGTCGCTGACGCCGGGAAGGAGTCTCCTTTGGTATCCCCAAACGAGGTTCCCTCCGCCTGGGACGATACTTTGACTGCCTCATTCATGGCGGGGGATGAGTCCGCTCTTGTGGCTGCTTACAGGGAGTTTGCGCCGCTGGTGCACGCGCTCGCCTTGAGGTCCCTGAGAGACCGTGCAGCGGCCGATGACGCCACGCAAGAGGTCTTCATCCGCGTTTGGCGTTCCCGGGACACCTTCAACCCCGAGGTGGCACGGCTGCCTGCATGGATAGTAGGCATCACGCGCCACGTCATTGCTGACGCCCACTCTGCCTCAAACCGGGAGGTTCGCAGAGTCCTTGCCGTGGCCCAGGTCCACGACGCCGGCGGCGAAGACCCCTCGGAGGAAGCTGTGGAGGTGCTGGCCGACAGGCTGCTCCTGGACGGCGAACTGGACCGGCTCGGTGAACCGCAGGGTGCCATCATGAAACTGGCGTTCTACGAAGACCTGACGCACGAGCAAATTTCCCGCAGGCTTGAACTACCGCTTGGTAC contains the following coding sequences:
- a CDS encoding DUF6318 family protein; this translates as MPRHPFVSLSFVRARPTVAALALAVLLSGCQSGSTPVNSASQTGTTTATPTSSVAAPGTPSEIPTPATGTTPAVYKPADATGKAENVPAPVMPELAKENSKAGLEAFIGYWFQLLSYAYETGETAKSKELSSESCILCMDLVSGVATNYTEGRWLVGGQYQTPVIEVLWEPSAKAQTAKVQVLQQQILYLNADGSNGREPAPAINDAAAFFAEYSNGAWSTTDLGVIR
- a CDS encoding LacI family DNA-binding transcriptional regulator codes for the protein MAADHQNHPAAPTITEVAAAAGVGRATVARTLGNYGSVSEATRAKVMRAAEKLGYQPNTLARSMTTGVTKTLGIVLADVANPFFSGVLKGISETAKSAGYDAIILSTDEKLELERDAIAVLLAKQVDGLVVASAAGRSDDVSHLSNAMDRGTPVVLIDRLVDKLETDSVVIDNREAARSAVASLIQHGHRRIAFAWGPVTLSPATDLKQMHSILDEALWSDGERLRGYLDALEEAGIPFDTALITHVLKNEGQATRAVSGMLALADPPTAIFTTETEATVGALHSLRAKNLRVLKDVSLIGFDDSPWAAVMEPPLTMIQQPMRQMGVVASQQLIARIDGDTSAPKKHVLPSQLVARSSDGPVRAARGN
- a CDS encoding class F sortase, with the protein product MTSSEPRSRRSFVLAAMGVLILTACGTATPTTGSSVSRAAGGASGPDSSVQQTQLSPPAVPSPPALSSPLGVPSSPAAVPLRGTTPTQPAAAPPPATLQVAGTSIDMPVIPVGVAPGGAMEIPETFYQAGWYRFGPAPGAAEGTAVLAGHIDTTSDQAPFSQLKSLPAGTLITVGRQGAPALNYRVVSVTLMAKDAFDGESLFRRAGPHELKVVTCGGRWLDERMDYSDNVIVTAVLE
- a CDS encoding sugar phosphate isomerase/epimerase family protein, encoding MGVLSLEQVSGSNFAYQHHTLERCLDDMAQLGRSAVELWGIAPHLHIPQADSAHLRKVRGQLLERGLSASCLTPEQVAYPVNIASGEEWLRDQSLQFFLRAAEVCSELESPLLFLTAGRGYEDQPAEVAWARSVDALRTITQRAAELGVGCVLEPLQRVESNLVTDSGSLRLMLDDVGSSTLGVVIDTVAMAAADEQISHYAKAFGESIRHVHLIDGAPTGHLAWGDGFLDLQEILWELGQLNYSGALTFELFGDGSYSLNPRAAVTQCLNAVHASLARIAS
- a CDS encoding ABC transporter substrate-binding protein, with amino-acid sequence MMRKSTQSLMALLAGAALALTACSDGGSQPAAALDPNAEPQYTGTLSILTKFGGDPLEPYFEDLAAEYKKLHPEVSFELIQETDQSIKDKTKTLTASQAMPDIYFTWAGSWANNFIDGGLAADLTPVIAPGTEWGNNFGESALKAFYKDGKYFAVPLYNNGKFMGYNQRVFKELGLTPPSTFDELISSCSVLKGAGYEPISFGNKDGWPGLHYLQQLFAYEVPAETLQADFSPATAKLEDKGYLKAMEQFTTLVNECTGSGKDSNGVLYTTAQQALAEGKSGMYYQEILEFDSTASADSKLKVDGLGIFKLPAAADAKGDKNAIEGSPEGYIINARSKNAALAADFMKFATNTQNAAKLSAPPYGQPSAVKGAVSTENSSAPVIEGIKQVNEASAAITWLDSVTVPAVADAWLAGGEALVAGTQTPDQVLASVRAASSAAK
- a CDS encoding Asp23/Gls24 family envelope stress response protein gives rise to the protein MEDQNVQLDPVPGGEIPGTGRTIISEAAVAKVAGIAARTVPGVYSLGSAPSRALGAIRDAVGSSDHAAGVRAEVGETQVAVDITLVALYGHPLHGVANQVRAAVYRAVEELVGLQVIEVNIEITDVFIAPPAKPAGSKAVVVDREALQ
- a CDS encoding carbohydrate ABC transporter permease, translating into MTVSDTAWKPTAPPPAPVSTKPPKRRSAKSGRNLRWRNIVWVLPAVLLLGVFAYLPLVQNLGFSFLKWDIYSGRQTFVGADNYVRMFNDPIFWKSLLNNTLYAIISIAFQVFGAMILAAMIEGLRSQRWKGILRAVYFVPSAISITVAGLLFYFIYEPEMGILNAALDFLGLGDFTQAWLGQENTAIFAIIAMSQWQGFGYCTLLFSVALQRIPSELYEAASIDGVGPFQRFFSISLPLVREMTGLMMIVTVSGAFQVFNEVMVMTSGGPNNSSQVLGTWLYRSGFVRNDFGYAAAVATAVFIITLVLAVIQLRISKKRRVQW
- a CDS encoding DUF4397 domain-containing protein; its protein translation is MRNRILTAGAGASAAALAAAIVLAVPAQAAEGDAQLSVLHGVPGLTVDVWVNGARTLDDFTPGTLAGPLALPPGAYDLAITASDAADASAPVIGPVTVTLAANGNYTAVANLDAAGKPTANFFTNDVSRIDAGKGKLTVRHTAAAPAVDVLAGGTAVVTNLANPNEQTLTLDPGTISAAVAAAGTTAPVIGPADVTVAEGTHTIVYAWGSLTDKNLQLAVQSIEGLHSAPGSVPGALDGQSGGVSTEQMVLGGGLAAAALLLIAFGAARARTVTSARKS
- a CDS encoding RNA polymerase sigma factor produces the protein MVLVADAGKESPLVSPNEVPSAWDDTLTASFMAGDESALVAAYREFAPLVHALALRSLRDRAAADDATQEVFIRVWRSRDTFNPEVARLPAWIVGITRHVIADAHSASNREVRRVLAVAQVHDAGGEDPSEEAVEVLADRLLLDGELDRLGEPQGAIMKLAFYEDLTHEQISRRLELPLGTVKSHIRRSLIHLRSRLEVDHAAY
- a CDS encoding DUF6286 domain-containing protein; the protein is MTQDQETQQVNTVGSNTGASPVAGEDPAMSRILRRETHSSRAGASVIAAVLVIVLCGYALLEAGVRAIGQPPWLIDPTTAAERIIALPDGISPLLLGASGAVIAMVGLFFLLHSVLPGRRARHLLRDPRTAVVVDDEVLASALARRARTAANVTQEQVMVVVSRQLVVVNVRPTSGSRVSEEAVLTAVQAELEEMSPVPMPAVRVNLASSGVIGA
- a CDS encoding carbohydrate ABC transporter permease, yielding MVTRSAVLLVLGRVLIKAFLIALAVVVIYPLVWMLLNGVKSNSELFSNPFALPVAWKWDNYVTAWNRGVGDYLTTSVLVTVASTIATVFISAWAAYGLTRVNIPFNKAVLILILGGLMLAPTVALIPLVKMFQSLGLYNNLWALLILYTAFRVPFTTFLIRAYMMDLPAEVDEAASVDGASKARAFWQVILPMCKPILVSTVLLNILFTWNEYLFAMVFTSGGALQTLPVGLTNLMSKHGTDYPVVFAGMAIAAIPVIVLFFAGQRYFIRGLADGVGK